One window from the genome of Streptomyces sp. NBC_00708 encodes:
- a CDS encoding DUF6243 family protein, with protein MTVSKNINNPVGMGGGQRKRLSRAERQNNGPHRNLDRQGAADRKAELVRKMREKAGQAEGAEQPGADAAQS; from the coding sequence ATGACCGTGAGCAAGAACATCAACAACCCCGTGGGCATGGGCGGCGGCCAGCGCAAGAGGCTGTCGCGCGCCGAACGGCAGAACAACGGCCCGCACCGCAACCTCGACCGCCAGGGTGCCGCCGACCGAAAGGCGGAGCTGGTACGCAAGATGCGGGAGAAGGCGGGCCAGGCCGAGGGCGCGGAGCAGCCGGGCGCCGACGCCGCACAGAGCTGA
- a CDS encoding SCO5918 family protein: MRCVIARFPFELTRSGVLTSMKGVKPEAVVGESVTIGRRAYPVKQVGEVITRQDRRDFSSHEVVRAMTKLGFTCRALPSAAAPARPLSPLQHAAALLGTPAAV; encoded by the coding sequence GTGCGCTGTGTCATCGCCCGCTTCCCGTTCGAGCTCACCAGGAGTGGCGTCCTGACCTCCATGAAGGGCGTCAAGCCCGAGGCGGTCGTCGGTGAGTCCGTGACCATCGGCCGCCGCGCCTACCCCGTCAAGCAGGTCGGCGAGGTCATCACCCGCCAGGACCGCCGCGACTTCAGCTCCCACGAAGTCGTCCGGGCCATGACCAAGCTCGGCTTCACCTGCCGCGCCCTCCCGTCGGCCGCCGCGCCCGCCCGCCCTCTCAGCCCGCTCCAGCACGCCGCCGCCCTGCTCGGCACCCCGGCCGCCGTCTGA
- a CDS encoding GNAT family N-acetyltransferase, producing MINDLPAGLTARHPTAEDHRRVPAVLDQWWGGLKGEAGALERALLLPRLYFQHFTETSFLVEDPDGSLAAFLVGFLSPSEPDVAYVHFVGVDPALHGQGIGSALYRAFFTLARAHGRRYVHCITSPENTASQSFHTRLGFTAAPAQPDYDGPGLDRVAFTLDLDPRPARPTRRLRVLDASLVLEHHPQLREPCDDDWLALVRAPEGLTVIRTAGGAVPPADRWIALYDADPDHGLDEPGLLAAVLTPLARAAIPVFTASTYHADLVLVPEQRRDEALRALRSAGYETTAADA from the coding sequence GTGATCAACGACCTGCCCGCCGGGCTGACCGCGCGGCACCCCACCGCCGAGGATCACCGGCGCGTGCCGGCCGTGCTGGACCAGTGGTGGGGCGGGCTCAAGGGTGAGGCGGGGGCGCTCGAGCGCGCGCTGCTGCTTCCCCGCCTGTACTTCCAGCACTTCACCGAAACCAGCTTCCTGGTCGAGGATCCCGACGGGAGTCTCGCCGCGTTCCTCGTCGGCTTCCTGTCACCGTCCGAGCCGGACGTCGCCTACGTGCACTTCGTCGGCGTCGACCCGGCGCTGCACGGACAGGGCATCGGGAGCGCCCTCTACCGCGCCTTCTTCACGCTCGCCCGCGCGCACGGACGGCGGTACGTGCACTGCATCACCAGCCCGGAGAACACCGCCTCCCAGTCCTTCCACACCCGGCTCGGCTTCACGGCCGCGCCCGCGCAGCCGGACTACGACGGCCCCGGCCTCGACCGCGTGGCCTTCACCCTCGACCTGGACCCGCGCCCGGCCCGCCCCACGCGTCGCCTCCGGGTGCTGGACGCGTCCCTGGTCCTCGAACACCACCCTCAGCTGCGTGAGCCGTGCGACGACGACTGGCTCGCCCTGGTGCGGGCGCCGGAGGGTCTGACAGTGATCCGGACCGCGGGCGGCGCGGTTCCTCCGGCCGATCGCTGGATCGCGCTGTACGACGCCGACCCGGACCACGGACTCGACGAGCCGGGGCTGCTCGCCGCCGTCCTCACGCCGCTGGCACGCGCCGCGATCCCGGTGTTCACCGCTTCGACGTACCACGCCGACCTGGTGCTCGTACCGGAACAGCGCCGTGACGAGGCGCTGCGCGCGCTGCGGTCGGCCGGTTACGAGACCACGGCCGCCGACGCGTGA
- a CDS encoding DEAD/DEAH box helicase encodes MNPTRTNSRSSRARRGDGHGYDSTAGSMRGSRFASSAPSRPARANRPGGRRPAGMQGEFALPETVTPALPPVEVFSDLDMPRSLLAALTAQGVTTPFPIQGATLPNSLAGRDVLGRGRTGSGKTLAFGLALLARTAGQRAEPRRPLALVLVPTRELAQQVTDALAPFARAVRLRLATVVGGMSIGRQANALRGGAEVVVATPGRLKDLIDRGDCGLDQVAITVLDEADQMADMGFMPQVTALLDQVGPGGQRMLFSATLDRNVDLLVRRYLTDPVVHSVDPSQGAVTTMEHHVLHIHGADKHRLTTEIAARDGRVIMFLDTKHAVDRLARDLLASGVRAGALHGGKSQPQRTRTLAQFKAGHVTVLVATNVAARGIHVDHLDLVVNVDPPTDHKDYLHRGGRTARAGESGSVVTLVTANQRRDMTRLMAAAGIVPRTTQVRSGEAALGRITGARTPSGVPVTITAPSPERRKRTAAPGGRRGAAGSARRAGGRASAFDAAA; translated from the coding sequence ATGAATCCCACACGCACGAACAGCCGTTCCTCCCGCGCCCGCCGCGGCGACGGCCACGGGTACGACTCCACCGCCGGCTCGATGCGGGGCAGTCGCTTCGCATCGTCCGCCCCGAGCCGTCCGGCACGCGCCAACCGTCCGGGTGGCCGCCGGCCCGCTGGGATGCAAGGCGAGTTCGCCCTGCCCGAGACGGTCACTCCGGCGCTGCCCCCGGTCGAGGTGTTCAGCGACCTCGACATGCCGAGGAGCCTGCTGGCGGCGCTCACCGCGCAGGGCGTGACCACTCCGTTCCCGATCCAGGGTGCGACGCTGCCGAACTCACTGGCGGGCCGGGACGTCCTGGGCCGTGGCCGGACCGGCTCCGGCAAGACGCTCGCCTTCGGCCTGGCCCTGCTCGCCCGCACCGCCGGGCAGCGCGCCGAGCCCCGTCGGCCGCTGGCCCTGGTCCTGGTCCCCACCCGGGAACTCGCTCAGCAGGTCACCGATGCGCTCGCCCCGTTCGCCCGCGCCGTGCGACTGCGGCTGGCCACGGTCGTCGGCGGGATGTCGATCGGCCGGCAGGCGAACGCGCTGCGGGGCGGTGCCGAGGTCGTCGTGGCCACCCCCGGCCGCCTCAAGGACCTCATCGACCGCGGGGACTGCGGGCTGGACCAGGTAGCGATCACGGTCCTGGACGAGGCCGACCAGATGGCCGACATGGGCTTCATGCCGCAGGTCACGGCGCTGTTGGACCAGGTCGGCCCCGGGGGTCAGCGCATGCTGTTCTCCGCGACCCTGGACCGTAACGTCGATCTCCTGGTCCGGCGCTACCTCACCGACCCCGTCGTCCATTCCGTGGACCCCTCCCAGGGGGCGGTCACCACGATGGAACATCACGTCCTGCACATCCACGGGGCCGACAAGCACCGGCTGACGACGGAGATCGCGGCACGCGACGGCCGGGTGATCATGTTCCTGGACACCAAGCACGCCGTGGACCGCCTCGCCCGGGACCTCCTCGCCAGCGGTGTACGGGCCGGCGCCCTGCACGGCGGCAAGTCGCAGCCTCAGCGCACCCGCACCCTCGCCCAGTTCAAGGCGGGGCACGTCACCGTCCTGGTGGCTACGAACGTCGCGGCGCGCGGCATCCACGTCGACCACCTCGACCTCGTCGTCAACGTGGATCCGCCGACCGACCACAAGGACTACCTCCACCGGGGCGGCCGTACCGCGCGCGCCGGCGAGTCCGGCAGCGTCGTCACCCTGGTCACCGCCAACCAGCGCCGCGACATGACCCGCCTCATGGCGGCCGCCGGCATCGTGCCCCGTACCACCCAGGTCCGCTCCGGCGAGGCCGCGCTCGGCCGGATCACCGGTGCCCGCACCCCCTCCGGCGTCCCCGTGACGATCACCGCCCCGTCACCCGAGCGGCGCAAGCGCACCGCGGCCCCCGGCGGCCGGCGCGGCGCTGCCGGGTCCGCCCGGCGCGCGGGCGGGCGGGCGTCCGCCTTCGACGCGGCGGCCTGA
- a CDS encoding GNAT family N-acetyltransferase: MNGSVLVVPLTAGHADEVIAIYRAGIDEGNATFETTAPTWADFDAARLPEHRFAAVDETGRVLGWVAAARVSRRRAYAGVVEHSVYVHPGARGRGVAAVLLKALIGSTEAAGIWTIQSGIFPENTASLAVHERAGFRVIGIRERVGLHHGRWRDVVLVERRSPVVV, from the coding sequence GTGAACGGCTCCGTCCTCGTCGTACCGCTGACCGCCGGTCACGCCGATGAGGTGATCGCGATCTACCGGGCCGGCATCGACGAGGGGAACGCCACGTTCGAGACCACCGCGCCCACTTGGGCGGACTTCGACGCGGCCAGACTGCCCGAGCACCGCTTCGCCGCCGTCGACGAGACCGGGCGGGTTCTCGGCTGGGTGGCCGCCGCGCGGGTCTCCCGGCGGCGCGCGTACGCCGGAGTGGTCGAGCACTCCGTCTACGTTCATCCGGGGGCCCGCGGCCGGGGCGTCGCGGCCGTGCTGCTCAAGGCGCTCATCGGCTCCACCGAGGCGGCGGGGATCTGGACCATCCAGTCCGGGATCTTCCCGGAGAACACCGCGAGCCTCGCCGTGCACGAGCGGGCCGGCTTCCGAGTGATCGGCATCCGCGAGCGCGTCGGCCTCCACCACGGCCGCTGGCGTGACGTGGTGCTGGTCGAGCGGCGCAGTCCGGTTGTCGTCTGA
- a CDS encoding helix-turn-helix domain-containing protein: protein MTADDSYDRLDDDDYPAYTMGRAAAMLGTTQGFLRAIGEARLITPLRSEGGHRRYSRYQLRIAARARELVDQGTSIEAACRIVVLEDQLEEAQRINAEYRRAAESA, encoded by the coding sequence GTGACAGCAGACGACTCGTACGACCGCCTGGATGACGACGACTATCCCGCCTACACGATGGGCCGGGCCGCCGCGATGCTCGGCACGACCCAGGGCTTCCTCCGCGCCATCGGCGAGGCTCGTCTGATCACCCCCCTGCGCTCGGAGGGCGGCCACCGCCGTTACTCGCGCTACCAGCTGCGCATCGCCGCCCGCGCCCGCGAACTGGTCGACCAGGGCACGTCCATCGAGGCCGCCTGTCGCATCGTCGTCCTGGAGGACCAGCTGGAAGAGGCACAGCGCATCAACGCGGAGTACCGCCGCGCCGCCGAATCCGCGTAG
- a CDS encoding GPP34 family phosphoprotein translates to MFVQHYTLPEELLLLAYDPAEGRPLCRPHLLRLGLAGALAAELLLAGRAAVRDGRITGTGGPPLGDTLLDAALTRLAGRRKGQKLPRWVRDTAGLKTTAGRSDELWRDRLVTRGALRAERTRTLGVIAQRRHPVGPDDRTGPARERVTAVVKGCSADERAVLLAALVGATGLTGQVLPGEDQSGERDELTLAAGRDPIARVVRDLVREARGPAPRPRGGAEPIAEGTGWNPLDWVFGGNGDGGDGGGD, encoded by the coding sequence GTGTTCGTGCAGCACTACACCCTTCCCGAGGAACTGCTGCTGCTCGCCTACGATCCGGCCGAGGGGCGGCCCCTGTGCCGGCCCCACTTGCTGCGCCTGGGTCTCGCGGGGGCGCTGGCCGCCGAGTTGCTGCTCGCGGGCCGGGCCGCCGTGCGGGACGGCCGGATCACCGGGACCGGCGGACCGCCGCTCGGTGACACCTTGCTCGACGCGGCGCTGACGCGGCTCGCCGGCCGGCGCAAGGGCCAGAAGCTGCCGCGCTGGGTGCGCGACACCGCGGGCCTGAAGACCACCGCGGGCAGGAGCGACGAGCTGTGGCGCGACCGGCTCGTCACACGCGGCGCGCTGCGGGCGGAGCGCACCCGGACCCTGGGGGTCATCGCACAGCGGCGCCACCCCGTGGGCCCGGACGACCGCACCGGACCCGCGCGCGAGCGGGTGACCGCCGTGGTGAAGGGCTGCTCCGCGGACGAGCGCGCCGTCCTGCTGGCCGCGCTCGTCGGCGCGACGGGACTCACCGGGCAGGTGCTGCCCGGGGAAGATCAGTCCGGGGAGCGCGACGAGTTGACGCTCGCCGCCGGCCGGGACCCGATAGCCCGGGTCGTACGCGACCTGGTGCGCGAGGCGCGGGGCCCGGCCCCGCGCCCCCGTGGCGGCGCCGAGCCGATCGCCGAGGGCACGGGCTGGAACCCGCTGGACTGGGTCTTCGGCGG